In Ancalomicrobiaceae bacterium S20, the following proteins share a genomic window:
- a CDS encoding sigma-54 dependent transcriptional regulator, which produces MAERILIVDDDPVQRRLLEEAVRRFGYQPTVVETGVEAVRVLTGSEAQDIELVVLDLVMPDLDGMGVLGRLREAGVSVPVIVQTSKGGIDVVVSAMRAGAFDFVVKPVSPERLQVSIQNALKVARLEGEVQRIRKAAAGTLTFKDLVTRSPAMERVIRLGERAAASSIPILIEGESGVGKEVIARAIQGSSERRSRPFVTVNCGAIAENLVESILFGHEKGAFTGAVDKHVGKFQEASGGTLFLDEVGELAPEIQVKLLRAIQESEVDPIGSRRPIKVDFRLISATNRSLLDMTKEGRFREDLYYRLNVFPIWVPPLRERKEDIPDLARHFVARFSAEEGRRNIVGLTPEAVALLQAYDWPGNIRQLENAVFRAVILGDGPFLTAEEFPQIAAQVSTPIRVVSSEPIVIQTPRASAVVAAPAAPAAMPAAGGGVAAGPASPMSGWSPAPGSFASGSGPAPFGFLRSLDEHGHVRPMALIEEEIIRIAIDHYGGRMTEVAKRLGIGRSTLYRKLKDYGLDDTPGAEAAE; this is translated from the coding sequence ATGGCCGAACGCATCCTCATCGTCGACGACGATCCCGTCCAACGCAGGCTTCTCGAAGAGGCGGTGCGCCGGTTCGGCTATCAGCCGACGGTGGTCGAGACCGGCGTCGAGGCCGTGCGCGTGCTGACCGGGTCCGAGGCGCAGGATATCGAGCTCGTCGTGCTCGATCTGGTCATGCCCGACCTCGACGGCATGGGCGTGCTCGGCCGGCTGCGCGAGGCTGGTGTCTCGGTGCCGGTGATCGTGCAGACGAGCAAGGGCGGCATCGACGTGGTCGTCTCGGCGATGCGCGCCGGCGCGTTCGACTTCGTCGTGAAGCCGGTCAGCCCCGAGCGGCTGCAGGTTTCGATCCAGAACGCGCTGAAGGTCGCCCGACTCGAGGGCGAGGTGCAGCGCATCCGCAAGGCCGCCGCCGGCACGCTGACCTTCAAGGATCTTGTCACGCGTTCGCCCGCCATGGAGCGGGTGATCCGGCTCGGCGAGCGCGCCGCGGCCTCGTCGATCCCGATCCTGATCGAGGGCGAGAGCGGCGTCGGCAAGGAAGTGATCGCCCGGGCGATCCAGGGCTCGTCGGAACGGCGCTCGCGGCCGTTCGTGACGGTCAACTGCGGCGCCATCGCGGAGAATCTGGTCGAGTCGATCCTGTTCGGCCACGAGAAGGGCGCCTTCACCGGCGCCGTCGACAAGCATGTCGGCAAATTCCAGGAAGCGAGCGGCGGCACGCTGTTCCTCGACGAGGTCGGCGAACTCGCGCCCGAGATCCAGGTCAAGCTCCTGCGCGCCATCCAGGAGAGCGAGGTCGATCCGATCGGCAGCCGCCGGCCGATCAAGGTCGATTTCCGGCTGATATCCGCGACCAACCGCAGCCTGCTCGACATGACCAAGGAGGGCCGGTTCCGCGAGGACCTCTACTACCGGCTCAATGTGTTCCCGATCTGGGTGCCGCCGCTCAGGGAGCGGAAAGAGGATATTCCGGATCTGGCGCGGCACTTCGTGGCGCGGTTCTCGGCCGAAGAAGGCAGGCGCAACATCGTCGGCCTGACGCCGGAGGCGGTGGCGCTGCTGCAGGCCTACGACTGGCCGGGCAACATCCGCCAGCTCGAGAACGCGGTGTTCCGGGCGGTCATCCTCGGCGACGGACCGTTCCTGACGGCGGAGGAATTCCCCCAGATCGCCGCGCAGGTGTCGACACCGATCCGGGTCGTCTCCTCGGAGCCGATCGTGATCCAGACGCCGCGCGCGTCGGCCGTGGTCGCGGCTCCGGCCGCGCCGGCCGCGATGCCGGCTGCCGGCGGTGGCGTCGCCGCCGGGCCCGCCAGCCCGATGTCGGGCTGGTCGCCGGCGCCGGGCAGTTTCGCCAGCGGCTCGGGCCCGGCGCCCTTCGGCTTCCTGCGTTCGCTCGACGAGCACGGCCATGTCCGGCCGATGGCGCTGATCGAGGAAGAAATAATCCGGATCGCCATCGACCATTACGGTGGTCGGATGACGGAAGTGGCGAAGCGACTGGGAATCGGGCGCTCGACGCTCTACCGGAAGCTCAAGGATTATGGTCTGGACGACACACCGGGCGCGGAAGCGGCCGAATAG
- a CDS encoding AarF/UbiB family protein translates to MASDDEKNRLSGRLGRYVRVGTGVGATAARIAGARLFGEADLRKEGELLASALGTLKGPLMKVAQLLATIPDAVPPEWAAELMRLQSDAPPMGWAFVKRRMIAELGIGWEKRFASFETQPSHAASLGQVHKATGLDGQRLAVKLQYPDMESAVEADLSQLGLLFSMHARMRPAIDTSEIRQEIGDRIREELDYTREGRHMRLYGGIFRDDPLIRVPERIEALSTKRLLTMTWLDGGPLLAHKADPQEIRNRLASAMFRAWWYPFSHYGVIHGDPHLGNYTVFAEDGAPAGINLLDYGCIRIFPPAFVEGVIELYRGLLADDRDRIVAAYERWGFRGLDNELVDILNIWARFIYGPLLTDRVRRIADGVSPAEYGRKEASRVAAALKARGPVTVPREFVFMDRAAIGLGGVFLHLDAELNFYRLFNEQIEAFDRTELTKRQSEALIGAGLAG, encoded by the coding sequence ATGGCGTCCGACGACGAGAAGAACCGCCTCTCCGGCCGGCTCGGCCGCTATGTGCGTGTCGGCACCGGGGTCGGGGCGACCGCGGCGCGGATCGCCGGCGCGCGGCTCTTCGGCGAGGCGGACCTCCGCAAGGAAGGCGAATTGCTCGCCAGTGCCCTCGGCACGCTGAAGGGCCCGTTGATGAAGGTGGCGCAGCTGCTCGCCACCATCCCCGACGCCGTGCCGCCCGAGTGGGCGGCCGAGTTGATGCGCCTGCAGTCCGACGCGCCCCCCATGGGGTGGGCTTTCGTCAAGCGGCGCATGATCGCCGAACTCGGCATCGGCTGGGAGAAGCGCTTCGCCAGCTTCGAGACGCAGCCCTCGCATGCCGCCTCGCTCGGCCAGGTTCACAAGGCGACCGGGCTCGACGGTCAGCGGCTGGCAGTGAAGCTGCAATATCCGGACATGGAATCGGCGGTCGAGGCCGACCTGTCGCAGCTCGGCCTGCTGTTTTCGATGCACGCCCGCATGCGGCCGGCGATCGATACGTCCGAGATCAGGCAGGAGATCGGCGACCGCATCCGCGAGGAACTCGACTACACGCGCGAGGGCCGGCACATGCGGCTCTATGGCGGGATCTTCCGCGACGACCCGCTGATCCGCGTGCCGGAGCGTATCGAGGCGCTATCGACGAAGCGCCTCCTGACCATGACCTGGCTCGACGGCGGCCCGCTGCTCGCTCACAAGGCCGATCCCCAGGAGATCCGCAACCGGCTCGCCAGTGCGATGTTCCGCGCCTGGTGGTATCCGTTCTCGCACTACGGGGTCATCCACGGCGACCCGCATCTCGGCAACTACACGGTCTTCGCCGAGGACGGTGCGCCGGCCGGCATCAACCTGCTCGACTACGGCTGCATCCGCATCTTCCCGCCCGCCTTCGTCGAAGGCGTGATCGAACTCTATCGCGGCCTGCTCGCCGACGACCGCGACCGCATCGTCGCGGCCTACGAGCGCTGGGGCTTCCGCGGCCTCGACAACGAACTGGTCGACATCCTGAACATCTGGGCGCGCTTCATCTACGGACCGCTCCTGACCGACCGCGTGCGGCGGATCGCCGACGGCGTCTCGCCTGCGGAATATGGTCGCAAGGAAGCCTCGCGCGTCGCGGCGGCGCTGAAGGCCAGGGGGCCTGTGACGGTACCGCGCGAATTCGTGTTCATGGACAGGGCGGCGATCGGCCTCGGCGGCGTGTTCCTGCATCTCGATGCGGAACTGAATTTCTACCGACTGTTCAACGAGCAGATCGAGGCCTTCGATCGCACGGAGCTGACCAAACGGCAGTCCGAGGCTCTGATCGGCGCCGGCTTGGCCGGCTGA
- a CDS encoding M3 family oligoendopeptidase, whose protein sequence is MIQSPRSVAAPAPAASATTDLGALPEWNLADLYPSMDGPELTGDVERAIAWTKEFEAKAKGRLAGLCEAGDAEALLGLVKEYEAIAELTGRIASYSSLVYCGDTTDPIRAKFYGDLQDKLTTASTSLIFFELELNRLPDTAIDALIDKSAALAHYRPWFEDIRKEKPHQLSDEIEQLFHEKYVTGRAAWNRLFDETIASLRFKVGGETLALEPTLNFMQDPDEAKRKTASQALAETFGENLRTFALITNVLAKDKEISDRWRKFDDIADARHLSNRVEREVVDALVAAVQAAYPRLSHRYYALKAKWLGKDVLEHWDRNAPLPRETNRVIPWGEAKSTVLDAYGRFSPQMADIARDFFDKNWIDAPVRPGKAPGAFAHPTVPSAHPYVLVNYQGKTRDVMTLAHELGHGVHQVLAGPNGALMAPTPLTLAETASVFGEMLTFRSLLDRAASPAEKKIMLASKVEDMINTVVRQIAFYTFERRVHTERKAGELTAEQLGKIWLDVQAESLGPAIRLNPGYETFWTYIPHFIHSPFYVYAYAFGDCLVNSLYATYEKAETGFQDKYFALLKAGGTKHHKELLAPFGLDATDPGFWSMGLGVIERMIGELEAMG, encoded by the coding sequence ATGATCCAGAGCCCCCGCTCCGTCGCCGCCCCCGCCCCTGCCGCCTCGGCCACCACCGATCTCGGCGCCCTGCCGGAATGGAACCTCGCCGACCTCTATCCCTCGATGGACGGGCCGGAGCTGACGGGCGACGTCGAGCGCGCGATCGCCTGGACCAAGGAGTTCGAAGCCAAGGCCAAGGGCAGGCTCGCCGGCCTCTGCGAGGCGGGCGACGCCGAGGCGCTGCTCGGGCTCGTCAAGGAATACGAGGCGATCGCCGAACTGACCGGCCGCATCGCCTCCTATTCGAGCCTCGTCTACTGCGGCGACACCACCGACCCGATCCGCGCCAAGTTCTACGGCGACCTGCAGGACAAGCTGACCACCGCGTCGACCAGCCTGATCTTCTTCGAACTGGAGCTCAATCGTCTGCCCGACACCGCGATCGACGCGCTGATCGACAAGAGCGCCGCGCTCGCCCATTACCGGCCGTGGTTCGAGGACATCCGCAAGGAGAAGCCGCACCAGCTCTCCGACGAGATCGAGCAGCTCTTCCACGAGAAATACGTCACCGGCCGCGCCGCCTGGAACCGGCTGTTCGACGAGACCATCGCCTCACTGCGCTTCAAGGTCGGCGGCGAGACGCTGGCGCTCGAACCGACGCTGAACTTCATGCAGGACCCGGACGAGGCAAAGCGCAAGACGGCCTCGCAGGCGCTCGCCGAGACCTTCGGCGAGAACCTGCGCACCTTCGCGCTGATCACCAATGTCCTCGCCAAGGACAAGGAGATCTCCGACCGTTGGCGCAAGTTCGACGACATCGCCGACGCGCGCCATCTGTCGAACCGCGTCGAGCGCGAGGTCGTCGATGCACTGGTCGCGGCGGTGCAGGCCGCCTATCCGCGCCTGTCGCATCGCTATTACGCGCTGAAGGCCAAGTGGCTCGGCAAGGACGTGCTGGAACACTGGGACCGCAACGCGCCGCTGCCGCGCGAGACCAACCGCGTCATCCCCTGGGGCGAGGCGAAGTCGACGGTGCTCGACGCCTACGGCCGCTTCTCGCCGCAGATGGCCGATATCGCCCGCGACTTCTTCGACAAGAACTGGATCGACGCGCCGGTGCGCCCCGGCAAGGCGCCGGGCGCCTTCGCGCATCCGACCGTGCCGTCGGCGCACCCCTATGTGCTGGTCAACTACCAGGGCAAGACGCGCGACGTCATGACCCTCGCCCATGAGCTCGGGCACGGCGTGCACCAGGTGCTCGCCGGCCCGAACGGCGCGCTGATGGCCCCGACGCCGCTGACGCTCGCCGAGACGGCGTCCGTGTTCGGCGAGATGCTGACCTTCCGCAGCCTGCTCGACCGCGCCGCCTCGCCGGCCGAGAAGAAGATCATGCTCGCCTCCAAGGTCGAGGACATGATCAACACCGTCGTGCGCCAGATCGCCTTCTACACCTTCGAGCGCCGGGTCCACACCGAGCGCAAGGCCGGCGAACTGACCGCCGAACAGCTCGGCAAGATCTGGCTCGACGTCCAGGCCGAGAGCCTCGGCCCGGCGATCCGGCTCAATCCCGGCTACGAGACGTTCTGGACCTACATCCCGCACTTCATCCATTCGCCGTTCTACGTCTACGCCTACGCTTTCGGCGACTGTCTGGTGAACTCGCTCTACGCCACCTACGAGAAGGCGGAGACCGGCTTCCAGGACAAGTACTTCGCCCTGCTCAAGGCCGGCGGCACCAAGCACCACAAGGAGCTGCTCGCCCCCTTCGGCCTCGACGCGACCGATCCGGGCTTCTGGTCCATGGGCCTCGGCGTCATCGAGCGCATGATCGGCGAACTGGAAGCGATGGGATGA
- a CDS encoding Re/Si-specific NAD(P)(+) transhydrogenase subunit alpha: protein MKIAVPMERDPVEGRVAATAETVKKLKALGFDVTVETGAGTKSRIPDADYEAVGATIAADAASAAAGADVILRVRRPTAEEAAAYPAGALVIGMLDPYGAKEAMQDLASKGLTTFSMEFMPRITRAQVMDVLSSQANLAGYQAVIDAAATFDRAFPMMMTAAGTIPAARVFVMGAGVAGLQAIATARRLGAVVTATDVRPAAKDQVESLGAKFVAVEDEEFKQAETAAGYAKPMSAEYQAKQAALVAEHIKKQDVVITTALIPGRPAPKLVSAAMVASMKPGSVLIDLAIERGGNVEGAVAGEIAEVNGVKIVGHLNVAGRIAASASSLYARNLYAFLETLVDRQEKKLAVNYEDELVKATLVTKDGQIVHPALAN, encoded by the coding sequence ATGAAGATTGCGGTCCCTATGGAACGCGATCCGGTCGAGGGTCGCGTCGCGGCCACGGCCGAGACCGTGAAGAAGCTGAAGGCACTCGGTTTCGACGTCACCGTCGAGACCGGAGCCGGCACCAAGTCCCGCATTCCGGATGCGGACTATGAAGCCGTCGGCGCGACCATCGCGGCCGATGCGGCGAGCGCGGCGGCCGGCGCCGACGTGATCCTCCGGGTCCGCCGGCCGACCGCCGAGGAAGCCGCCGCCTACCCGGCCGGCGCGTTGGTGATCGGCATGCTCGATCCCTACGGCGCCAAGGAAGCCATGCAGGATCTGGCCTCCAAGGGCCTGACCACCTTCTCGATGGAGTTCATGCCGCGCATCACCCGCGCCCAGGTCATGGACGTGCTGTCGAGCCAGGCGAACCTCGCCGGCTACCAGGCCGTGATCGACGCGGCCGCGACCTTCGATCGCGCCTTCCCGATGATGATGACCGCCGCCGGCACGATTCCGGCCGCGCGCGTCTTCGTCATGGGCGCCGGCGTCGCCGGTCTGCAGGCGATCGCGACCGCCCGCCGCCTCGGCGCCGTGGTGACCGCGACCGACGTGCGCCCGGCCGCCAAGGACCAGGTCGAATCGCTCGGCGCCAAGTTCGTCGCCGTCGAGGACGAGGAATTCAAGCAGGCCGAGACCGCGGCCGGCTACGCCAAGCCGATGTCGGCCGAGTATCAGGCCAAGCAGGCCGCGCTCGTCGCCGAGCACATCAAGAAGCAGGACGTGGTGATCACCACCGCGCTGATCCCCGGCCGTCCGGCGCCGAAGCTCGTCTCCGCGGCGATGGTCGCCTCGATGAAGCCGGGCTCCGTGCTGATCGACCTCGCGATCGAGCGTGGCGGCAACGTCGAGGGCGCGGTCGCCGGCGAGATCGCCGAGGTGAACGGCGTCAAGATCGTCGGCCACCTCAATGTCGCCGGCCGCATCGCGGCCTCCGCCTCCTCGCTCTACGCCCGCAACCTCTATGCCTTCCTGGAGACCCTGGTCGACAGACAAGAGAAGAAGCTCGCGGTCAATTACGAGGACGAACTCGTCAAGGCGACGCTGGTCACCAAGGACGGCCAGATCGTCCATCCGGCGCTGGCGAACTGA
- a CDS encoding type II toxin-antitoxin system death-on-curing family toxin, whose product MTEIVWLTTDLVVAIHDEQLARFGGPPGIRDVGMLESALGRPLNKYAYGEVDLADLAAAYAFGLARNHPFVDGNKRAALLALVTFLGLNGVDFIVPEAEAVVAMQNLAAGSLPEEGLAQWVRDRIDERPTYPAGFHED is encoded by the coding sequence ATGACCGAGATCGTTTGGTTGACGACCGATCTCGTCGTGGCCATCCACGACGAGCAGTTGGCTCGTTTCGGGGGACCGCCCGGGATCCGGGATGTCGGCATGTTGGAATCCGCGCTCGGGCGCCCGCTCAACAAATACGCCTATGGCGAGGTCGACCTGGCCGATCTCGCTGCGGCATATGCCTTCGGTTTGGCGCGCAACCATCCCTTCGTGGATGGAAACAAGCGTGCAGCACTGCTGGCTCTCGTGACCTTTCTCGGTCTGAACGGGGTCGATTTCATCGTGCCCGAAGCCGAGGCTGTGGTCGCCATGCAGAACCTCGCGGCCGGCTCCCTGCCCGAGGAAGGCTTGGCCCAATGGGTTCGGGACCGGATCGATGAGCGCCCGACCTACCCGGCCGGCTTTCACGAGGACTGA
- a CDS encoding proton-translocating transhydrogenase family protein, whose protein sequence is MADTAIRAIEQARQAADAATLAANKAHEAVNAASASAHFSNIDTIADGAAAAAHAASGGVIDPFVFRLSIFVLAIFVGYYVVWSVTPALHTPLMSVTNAISSVIVVGALLSVAVPVLADGSTPIAARIFGFLALIMASVNIFGGFLVTSRMLAMYKKKQR, encoded by the coding sequence ATGGCTGATACCGCTATCCGCGCCATCGAGCAGGCCCGCCAGGCCGCCGATGCCGCGACGCTTGCGGCGAACAAGGCCCACGAGGCCGTCAACGCCGCATCCGCGTCCGCGCATTTCTCCAATATCGACACCATCGCCGACGGCGCGGCCGCCGCGGCCCATGCCGCGTCCGGCGGCGTGATCGACCCCTTCGTGTTCCGCCTGTCGATCTTCGTGCTGGCGATCTTCGTCGGCTACTACGTCGTGTGGTCGGTGACCCCGGCGCTGCACACGCCGCTCATGTCGGTCACCAACGCGATCTCGTCGGTCATCGTGGTCGGCGCGCTGTTGTCGGTCGCGGTTCCGGTGCTCGCCGACGGCTCGACGCCGATCGCGGCGCGGATCTTCGGCTTCCTGGCCCTGATCATGGCGAGCGTGAACATCTTCGGCGGGTTCCTCGTGACCAGCCGGATGCTCGCCATGTACAAGAAGAAGCAGCGGTGA
- a CDS encoding NAD(P)(+) transhydrogenase (Re/Si-specific) subunit beta codes for MSANIAATLYLVAAVLFIMSLRGLSSPETSRQGNLYGMVGMAIAIVVTLIAARPSIGSAALIVLGLGIGGGFGAYVARKIAMTAMPQLVAAFHSLVGLAAVFVAAGALYAPQAFGIGTIGHIHGGSLVEMVLGVAIGAITFTGSVIAFAKLNGNMSGKPILLPARHIINGGLAILLVILIIAFVRTENHALFWLITLLSLVLGGLIIVPIGGADMPVVVSMLNSYSGWAAAGIGFTLGNSALIITGALVGSSGAILSYIMCKGMNRSFISVILGGFGGETAAAAGGAKEARPVKQGSAEDAAFIMKNASKVIIVPGYGMAVAQAQHSLREMADKLKHEGVEVKYAIHPVAGRMPGHMNVLLAEANVPYDEVFELEDINNEFAQADVAYVIGANDVTNPAAKTDPASPIFGMPILDVEKAKTVLFIKRGMGSGYAGVENELFFRDNTMMLFGDAKKVTEEVVKNLG; via the coding sequence ATGAGTGCCAACATCGCCGCGACGCTTTATCTGGTCGCCGCCGTCCTGTTCATCATGAGCTTGCGCGGCCTTTCGAGCCCTGAAACCTCGCGTCAGGGCAATCTCTACGGCATGGTCGGCATGGCCATCGCCATCGTCGTCACGCTGATCGCGGCCCGGCCCTCGATCGGCTCGGCGGCGCTGATCGTGCTCGGTCTCGGCATCGGCGGCGGCTTCGGCGCCTATGTCGCCCGCAAGATCGCCATGACCGCGATGCCGCAGCTGGTCGCGGCCTTCCACAGTCTGGTCGGCCTTGCCGCCGTGTTCGTCGCCGCCGGCGCGCTCTATGCCCCGCAGGCCTTCGGCATCGGCACGATCGGCCACATCCATGGCGGTTCGCTGGTCGAGATGGTGCTCGGCGTCGCCATCGGCGCGATCACCTTCACCGGTTCGGTCATCGCCTTCGCCAAGCTCAACGGCAACATGTCGGGCAAGCCGATCCTGCTGCCGGCGCGCCACATCATCAACGGCGGTCTCGCGATCCTGCTGGTGATCCTGATCATCGCCTTCGTGCGCACCGAGAACCATGCGCTGTTCTGGCTGATCACGCTGCTCAGCCTCGTGCTCGGCGGCCTGATCATCGTGCCGATCGGCGGCGCCGACATGCCGGTCGTCGTGTCGATGCTGAACAGCTATTCGGGTTGGGCGGCGGCCGGCATCGGCTTCACGCTCGGCAACTCGGCGCTGATCATCACCGGTGCGCTGGTCGGCTCGTCGGGCGCGATCCTCAGCTACATCATGTGCAAGGGCATGAACCGGAGCTTCATCTCGGTCATCCTCGGCGGCTTCGGCGGCGAGACCGCCGCGGCGGCCGGCGGGGCCAAGGAGGCGCGGCCGGTCAAGCAGGGCTCGGCCGAAGACGCGGCCTTCATCATGAAGAACGCCTCGAAGGTCATCATCGTGCCGGGCTACGGCATGGCGGTCGCCCAGGCCCAGCACAGCCTGCGCGAAATGGCCGACAAGCTGAAGCACGAGGGCGTCGAGGTGAAATACGCGATCCACCCGGTCGCGGGCCGCATGCCCGGCCACATGAACGTGCTGCTCGCCGAGGCCAACGTGCCCTACGACGAGGTGTTCGAGCTCGAGGACATCAACAACGAGTTCGCGCAGGCCGACGTGGCTTACGTCATCGGCGCCAACGACGTGACCAACCCGGCGGCCAAGACCGACCCGGCCTCGCCGATCTTCGGCATGCCGATCCTGGACGTCGAGAAGGCCAAGACCGTGCTGTTCATCAAGCGCGGCATGGGCTCGGGCTACGCGGGCGTCGAGAACGAGCTGTTCTTCCGCGACAACACGATGATGCTGTTCGGCGACGCCAAGAAGGTCACCGAAGAGGTGGTGAAGAACCTCGGCTGA
- a CDS encoding AbrB/MazE/SpoVT family DNA-binding domain-containing protein, with translation MKLEVKKIGNSTGLILPKELLQDLNLAQGDVLHVSKQPDGKIVLAKRDDQFERGMEIARKAMKTYENALRELAK, from the coding sequence ATGAAGCTCGAAGTCAAGAAGATCGGCAATTCGACGGGCCTGATCCTGCCGAAGGAGCTGCTCCAGGATCTCAATCTGGCCCAGGGCGACGTCCTGCATGTCAGCAAGCAGCCCGATGGCAAGATCGTGCTGGCCAAACGCGACGACCAGTTCGAGCGCGGCATGGAGATCGCCCGCAAGGCGATGAAGACCTACGAGAATGCTCTCCGGGAGCTGGCCAAATGA
- a CDS encoding DUF3445 domain-containing protein: MPAFAHAPYATAYKPFSIGLTPLDLKDWLLPDERLLTDLAEKDALLAEKRDIVFAEEPDTRASQREVLDLVVAHLLAHFPERYRRDGATIVIDGTRRVALDADEAPFLVASRLMQEDLVLMGPSDNGYRLIAAALCFPSAWSLREKFGQNLDGIHVAVPGYADGMGARMNRIFTALKTELPVWRWNWSIYPDPVLHHPESKARPRDWFGRRDDEAFIRIERQTLRRLPGTGDILFTIKVATDPIAEFRTHPEGARMAAGLRDQVLMLSEDQLRYKALAEHRDAIAARLAEIAEEAATPVSA, translated from the coding sequence ATGCCCGCCTTCGCGCACGCGCCCTATGCCACCGCCTACAAGCCCTTCTCGATCGGTCTGACCCCGCTCGACCTGAAGGACTGGCTGCTGCCCGACGAGCGGCTGCTCACCGATCTCGCCGAGAAGGACGCACTTCTCGCCGAGAAGCGCGATATCGTCTTCGCCGAAGAGCCCGATACACGCGCCTCGCAGCGGGAAGTGCTCGACCTCGTCGTCGCGCATCTCCTGGCGCATTTTCCCGAGCGATACCGGCGCGACGGCGCGACGATCGTCATCGACGGCACCCGCCGCGTCGCCCTCGACGCCGACGAGGCACCCTTCCTCGTCGCATCGCGGCTGATGCAGGAAGACCTCGTGCTGATGGGGCCGAGCGACAACGGCTATCGCCTGATCGCCGCCGCGCTCTGCTTTCCTTCAGCCTGGTCCTTGCGTGAAAAATTCGGCCAGAACCTCGACGGCATCCACGTGGCCGTGCCCGGCTATGCCGACGGCATGGGCGCGCGCATGAACCGGATCTTCACCGCGCTGAAGACCGAACTGCCGGTCTGGCGTTGGAACTGGTCGATCTATCCCGACCCGGTGCTGCATCACCCGGAATCGAAGGCCCGCCCGCGCGACTGGTTCGGCCGTCGCGACGACGAGGCCTTCATCCGCATCGAGCGCCAGACGCTGCGCCGTCTGCCCGGCACCGGCGACATCCTGTTCACGATCAAGGTGGCGACCGACCCGATCGCCGAGTTCCGCACCCATCCGGAGGGCGCGCGCATGGCCGCGGGCCTGCGCGATCAGGTGCTGATGCTTTCGGAGGACCAGCTCCGCTACAAGGCGCTCGCCGAGCACCGCGACGCGATCGCCGCCCGGCTCGCGGAGATCGCAGAGGAAGCCGCGACACCCGTCTCGGCCTGA
- a CDS encoding amino acid ABC transporter ATP-binding protein — protein sequence MIELDDLHKSYGPVEVIKGLSASVSKGEVVCLIGPSGSGKSTVLRCINGLESYQGGEIRVEGKRVDRAKPSIVDVRVHVSMVFQRFNLFPHRTALENVVEGPIYVKREPAAEARARGMALLERVGLADKAGSYPHQLSGGQQQRVAIARALAMQPKAILFDEPTSALDPELVGEVLSVMRSLAAEHMTMMVVTHEIAFARDVADRVLFLDGGRIVEEGVAREVLTKPRHPRTKDFLRRVLEHV from the coding sequence ATGATCGAACTCGACGACCTGCACAAGAGCTACGGCCCGGTCGAGGTCATCAAGGGCCTGTCGGCCAGCGTCTCCAAGGGCGAGGTGGTGTGCCTGATCGGGCCGTCGGGCTCGGGCAAGTCGACCGTGCTCCGCTGCATCAACGGGCTGGAATCCTATCAGGGCGGCGAGATCCGCGTCGAGGGCAAGCGGGTCGACCGCGCCAAGCCGTCGATCGTCGATGTGCGCGTCCATGTCTCGATGGTGTTCCAGCGCTTCAACCTGTTCCCGCATCGAACGGCGCTCGAGAACGTCGTCGAGGGGCCGATCTACGTCAAGCGCGAGCCGGCCGCCGAGGCGCGGGCGCGCGGGATGGCGCTGCTCGAGCGCGTCGGTCTCGCCGACAAGGCCGGCTCCTATCCGCATCAGCTTTCGGGCGGCCAGCAGCAGCGCGTGGCGATCGCCCGCGCGCTCGCCATGCAGCCGAAGGCGATCCTGTTCGACGAGCCGACCTCCGCGCTCGATCCGGAACTGGTCGGCGAGGTGCTGTCGGTGATGCGGTCGCTGGCGGCGGAGCACATGACGATGATGGTCGTCACCCACGAGATCGCCTTCGCGCGCGACGTCGCCGACCGGGTGCTGTTCCTCGACGGCGGCCGCATCGTCGAGGAGGGCGTGGCGCGCGAAGTGCTGACCAAGCCGCGGCACCCGCGCACCAAGGATTTTCTGCGCCGGGTGCTGGAGCACGTCTGA
- a CDS encoding aa3-type cytochrome c oxidase subunit IV, with translation MADHPTMDYAEHERTYKMFVGLTKWGTISLVVLLALMAAFLL, from the coding sequence ATGGCCGATCATCCGACCATGGACTACGCCGAACACGAGCGCACCTACAAGATGTTCGTCGGCCTGACGAAATGGGGCACGATCTCGCTCGTCGTCCTGCTCGCGCTCATGGCCGCCTTCCTGCTCTGA